From Brachionichthys hirsutus isolate HB-005 chromosome 16, CSIRO-AGI_Bhir_v1, whole genome shotgun sequence, a single genomic window includes:
- the nol12 gene encoding nucleolar protein 12 has product MKNKKANNNGSKTTQFKPRSKKRENKCIVTFDDKDRQDYLTGFHKRKVERRKAALSEIQKKIKDEQIKVREQRHKEYTKMLKERNEALEEAEDDLEDAITSTTESVQYDHPNHTVTVTTINDLDLTGAHLLRPAAVQVNGEAVDEKNGEEVEDKTNAMPRTPRNLVTNKKIRSLTASLSTFTTKQRKRKGKQEGREERGHVAEKRSTRERRIKGGKTCRWQRRRNTGRRGRYQE; this is encoded by the exons ATGAAAAATAAGAAAGCTAATAACAATGGGTCCAAAACGACTCAATTCAAGCCGCGAtctaaaaaaagagaaaacaaatgcatcGTAACGTTTGACGACAAAGACAGACA GGACTATTTAACTGGTTTCCATAAGCGAAAGGTCGAGAGGAGGAAAGCAGCGTTGTCAGAAATTCAAAAAAAGATCAAGGACGAACAAATCAAAGTTAGAGAACAA AGGCATAAGGAATACACAAAGATGCTAAAGGAAAGGAACGAAGCGCTTG AGGAAGCTGAAGATGATCTGGAAGACGCCATTACCAGCACAACAGAATCTGTGCAGTATGATCACCCCAACCACACTGTCACCGTGACAACCATCAATGATCTGGACCTCACTGGGGCTCACTTGCTTCGACCCGCAGCCGTTCAG GTTAATGGGGAGGCTGTGGATGAAAAAAATGGAGAGGAAGTGGAggataaaacaaatgcaatgcCGAGGACACCCAGGAATCTAGTGACCAACAAAAA GATCCGCTCCCTAACTGCGTCACTCAGTACTTTCACCACCAAGCAGCGGAAGAGGAAAGGGAAGCAGGAAGGCCGAGAGGAACGAGGTCATGTGGCAGAAAAGAGAAGtaccagagagagaagaattaAAGGCGGGAAGACCTGCAGGTGGCAAAGACGCAGAAACACTGGGAGAAGAGGGAGATATCAGGAATGA
- the srebf2 gene encoding sterol regulatory element-binding protein 2 — MDSGEYVSATENMDSTLSELGDEFTLGDINEMLQFFSNPGGDFPDLFEDQMTPTGSVQRGGTISTLRPAIQTSRTLQTTPIYQSTSGGLAPSQSLPLSPAQTLSPVTVSAGVQQVTRSPPLLQPRAVVQPIQPQLQHTVQPTIQMHNQGIPMQTQTFPVHTLVQTHCQTPLPIQSQAPQTVMITSSGGRLIQSPVICHHSPAPGFQVLQPQMQSIVTSPQLQPVAIQHQRVLTQTGQTIQTLSAAPTTVHTVQQQMQQVPVLVQQPQILKTESLVLATIKPDGTQVLSTMQNPAGIATLTTPIQSTALQVPTLMSSNILTTLPVMMGGADKLPIKQLQPGSSYCTKGPRSIVEQSQLMMGGVGPGGVVKEGERKTTHNIIEKRYRSSINDKILELRDLVMGGDAKIHKSGVLKKAIDYIKYLKQVNHKLRLENLTLKNKPVTMSEDMDLKQELVIMSPPASDSGSGSPYSLDSEPGSPLLDHEQLKSEPDSPMSVGVMDRSRLLLCALTFFCLSLNPLPSLLGSETSGGAPSLSPGHGPSRTLVWFPNDTQDFASWLRCLLPWVMVWVLSGVGAVWGCVRVLYLWEPVTPLHSPKSVLFWRHRKQADLHLNRGDYTAAMSSLETCLSILTRALPSTNLDLVCTLSWNLIRYFLHRPTPLGWLVHQVRGRHEGDEARTSARDAALVYHRLSQLQLTGKLPQRSSLRALSLSLSAVNLSESAQGKMAPAQLAQMYVTAAIALRTTLGHHLSFLPGYLLSCAESVANQSETKPIPDGLRWLFTPLGRQFFRSCDWSVKSDTTDGMYTSQRDKADPIAQLHRCFCQKLLERAVHTLIQPQSGNEPGKRKDASGEFANALDFLQLLNSCTEDSPPSCPPFSTPPNHTMTSVGDPVSRWWALVLKAAVHWLQGDDAAVRSLLAEAERMPRALHTLDHPLPKAVLLLCKAVHLSVSPQKGDGAAACLSHSNRASSHLHYSIAVPLAQSGNWLNKGVELLVCDLLLTLRTSLWQRGGGSNGEPGPAPGSMLAGFQRDLSALRKLTQCYRRAQHKVFLHETTVRLMAGASPTRTHQLLEHNLRRRSHSASTADGGCVLGERERAHAILLACRHLPMPLLTPPGHRARLLAEAKRTLERVGDRRSLQDCQQILLRLSGGTTIAAS, encoded by the exons AGATGCTGCAGTTTTTCAGCAACCCGGGGGGGGACTTTCCAGACCTGTTTGAGGACCAGATGACCCCAACAGGCTCTGTACAGAGAGGCGGTACCATCAGCACCCTTCGACCTGCCATTCAAACGTCCAGAACTCTCCAGACAACCCCTATCTACCAGAGCACCAGTGGTGGCCTTGCCCCCTCGCagtctctccccctctctcctgcCCAGACGCTTTCCCCCGTCACCGTCTCAGCGGGGGTGCAGCAGGTGACCCGCAGCCCTCCACTTCTTCAGCCCCGAGCGGTGGTGCAGCCCATCCAGCCTCAGCTTCAACACACTGTGCAACCGACCATCCAG ATGCACAATCAGGGGATTCCTATGCAGACCCAGACCTTCCCGGTCCACACCCTGGTTCAGACCCACTGTCAGACACCTCTGCCCATCCAGAGTCAGGCACCGCAAACTGTGATGATTACCTCCAGCGGCGGCCGTCTGATCCAGAGCCCTGTCATCTGCCACCACAGCCCTGCTCCGGGTTTCCAAG TGCTCCAGCCACAGATGCAGAGCATTGTGACATCGCCACAGCTCCAACCGGTTGCCATTCAGCACCAGCGTGTTCTGACCCAAACGGGTCAGACCATTCAGACTCTCTCCGCGGCACCCACCACTGTCCACACTGTGCAACAGCAGATGCAGCAAGTCCCC GTTTTAGTGCAACAGCCTCAGATCCTGAAGACGGAATCCCTGGTTCTGGCAACAATAAAGCCGGATGGCACACAGGTGCTGTCGACCATGCAGAACCCTGCAGGAATCGCCACCTTGACCACACCCATCCAGAGCACAGCCCTGCAAGTGCCG ACACTGATGAGCAGCAACATCCTGACCACTCTTCCTGTCATGATGGGTGGAGCAGACAAGCTGCCGATCAAGCAACTGCAGCCAGGCTCCTCCTACTGCACGAAGGGACCCAGATCGATCGTGGAGCAAAGTCAGCTGATGATGGGAGGAGTCGGGCCCGGCGGAGTGGTGAAGGAGGGGGAGAGGAAAACGACGCACAACATCATCGAGAAGAGATACCGGTCCTCCATCAACGACAAGATCCTGGAGCTCAGAGACCTGGTCATGGGGGGTGATGCCAAG ATACACAAGTCAGGAGTGCTGAAGAAGGCCATCGATTACATCAAGTACCTGAAGCAGGTCAACCACAAACTACGGCTGGAGAATCTGACCCTTAAGAACA AGCCCGTGACGATGTCTGAAGATATGGATCTCAAACAGGAATTAGTGATTATGTCGCCTCCGGCTTCAGACTCTGGTTCTGGCTCTCCTTACAGCCTGGATTCCGAGCCAGGAAGCCCCTTACTGGATCACGAGCAG TTAAAGAGCGAACCGGACTCGCCCATGTCAGTCGGAGTGATGGATCGTTCGCGGCTGCTTCTCTGCGCTCTAACCTTCTTCTGCCTGTCCCTGAACCCGCTGCCGTCTTTGCTGGGCTCTGAGACCTCAGGGGGGGCCCCCAGCTTGTCTCCGGGCCACGGACCATCTAGAACACTGGTGTGGTTCCCAAATGACACACAGGACTTTG CGTCCTGGCTCCGATGCCTGTTGCCCTGGGTGATGGTGTGGGTGTTGAGTGGGGTAGGAGCGGTGTGGGGGTGCGTCAGAGTGCTCTACCTGTGGGAGCCCGTCACGCCCCTTCACTCACCGAAGTCTGTGTTGTTCTGGAGACACCGCAAGCAAGCTGATCTGCATCTCAACAGG ggaGATTACACAGCAGCAATGTCCAGTTTAGAGACCTGCCTGTCCATCTTGACCAGGGCTCTCCCCTCAACCAATCTGGACCTAGTCTGCACTCTGTCCTGGAATTTGATTCGCTACTTCTTACACCGTCCAACGCCCCTGGGCTGGCTGGTTCACCAAGTGAGGGGGAGGCACGAGGGGGACGAGGCTCGGACCAGTGCAAGAGACGCAGCTCTGGTTTACCACCGGCTGAGCCAGCTGCAACTCACCG GAAAGCTGCCTCAGCGCAGCAGCCTCCGggccttgtctctgtctctgagtgCCGTCAACCTCAGCGAGAGCGCCCAAGGCAAGATGGCCCCCGCCCAGCTCGCCCAGATGTATGTCACCGCAGCAATAGCCCTGCGCACCACGCTGGGCCACCACCTCTCCTTTCTGCCC GGTTATCTGTTGAGTTGTGCAGAGAGCGTtgccaaccaatcagagaccaAGCCCATCCCCGACGGCCTGCGTTGGCTCTTCACGCCGCTGGGTAGGCAGTTCTTCcggagctgtgattggtcggtgAAGTCTGATACGACGGATGGAATGTACACTTCACAGAGAGACAAAG CGGACCCCATTGCCCAGCTCCACCGGTGTTTCTGTCAGAAGCTTTTGGAGCGAGCCGTTCACACCCTCATCCAGCCACAAAGTGGCAACGAACCAGGCAAACGCAAGGATGCCTCTGG AGAGTTTGCCAATGCCCTGGACTTCCTCCAGTTATTGAACAGCTGCACAGAGGACTCTCCCCCCTCCTGCCCTCCCTTCTCAactcctcccaatcacaccatGACTTCAG TGGGAGACCCAGTGAGTCGCTGGTGGGCTCTGGTCCTGAAGGCTGCTGTGCATTGGCTGCAGGGCGACGACGCGGCTGTCAGGTCACTGCTGGCAGAAGCGGAGCGGATGCCGAGGGCTTTACACACACTTGA CCACCCCCTCCCCAaggctgtgctgctgctttgcAAAGCTGTCCATTTGAGCGTCAGCCCACAGAAGGGAGACGGCGCGGCGGCCTGCCTGTCACACAGCAACAGAGCCAGCAGTCACCTTCACTACAGTATCGCTGTGCCTCTCGCCCAGTCTGGGAACTGGCTGAACAAG GGTGTGGAGCTCCTGGTCTGTGACCTTCTGCTGACCTTAAGGACCAGTTTATGGCAGCGAGGAGGCGGCAGTAATGGAGAACCAGGCCCGGCCCCTGGGTCCATGTTGGCTGGCTTCCAGAGGGACCTCAGTGCGCTGAGGAAGCTGACGCAGTGCTACAGACGGGCCCAACACAAG GTGTTTCTTCATGAGACCACAGTGAGGCTGATGGCTGGAGCCAGTCCCACGAGGACGCACCAGCTGCTGGAGCACAACCTCCGACGCAGGAGCCACAGCGCCTCCACAGCCG atGGGGGGTGCGTCCTGGGTGAGAGGGAGAGGGCTCACGCTATCCTGCTGGCCTGCCGCCACCTGCCCATGCCTCTGCTAACGCCGCCCGGGCACCGCGCCCGCCTGCTGGCCGAGGCCAAGCGTACCCTGGAGAGGGTGGGAGACCGTCGCTCCTTGCAAGACTGTCAACAGATCTTGCTGCGTCTCAGCGGGGGAACGACCATCGCCGCTTCCTGA